In Deltaproteobacteria bacterium GWC2_65_14, the DNA window TGATGTCGCCGAAGATCCGTCCCCCCGAAGGACAGGAAACCACGCAGTATGGCATCTCGCCCTTCTTCACCCGATGGTCGCAGAAGATGCATTTTTCCACAACCCCCGCGCGCCGGGCATCACTGTAATCGGGATGGCCGTACCGGTTGCGATGGGGAGGAATCGATTTGGCCTGCTTGGCTACCTCGGCCCCGGAGGCCGTACCCGCAGCGATGATCTCGGAGCGATCCCGGTAAAAGGGATGCGTGTCCTTCTTGGGCTCGTTGAAGCTGAGGACGCTCCACTCGCCGATCTCCACGTTCTCCTTGCTGTAGGGGCATTCCCGCTGGCACGCGCGGTCACCGATGCAGCGTTCGTGATTGATCATGGTGATTCCGTCGGGCGTTTTGAACAGGGCCTCCACCGGGCACGCGCCGACGCACGGTGCATCCGTGCAGTGGTTGCAGAGCACCGGACGGGTGGTATGCATCACATTGGGGAACAACCCTTCCTCTTCATACAGGAATCCGGCCCAATTGAAGGACTGGCCGTCCTGCCTGTTCTGGGTGTTGTTCTCCGTCTTGCAGGCAATGGCGCACGCACCGCAGCCGCAGCACTTCTGAAGGTCGATCACCATCGCATACTGGGTCATCTGCTGTCCCTCCCTTAGGCCTTCTCGATCTTTACGCCGGTGAATCCGCCGTTGCGGGCGGTTGAGCCGCTCAGGCGGTCATAATCGTCCGGCAGGAGTTCGTTGTTGTTGCCGCCCCGGGCCTGGAATTTCGCGTAATCCTTGGCGGCCACGCGGCCATAGGCCCAGTGCCCCTGGCCATAGCACTTGGCCACGGTGCCGGGACGGACCCCTTGCCACAGCCTGGCTGTGGCGAGGATGGATCCGGTAGGGGAGGTCAGGCGGATCTTGTCACCGTCCCGGATCCCCAGCCTGGATGCGTCCGCCGGGTGGATCTTGGCGACGTCGTCCCAGCTCCTGTCGCCGACGTCCACCCCCTTGAACTCGTGGTACCAGACGGTGTTCTGGCTGCGTCCCTCCCGGTTGAGGCGGGACTTGTAGTCGATGAAGGTGAAGGGATACTCCTGCTCGCTCCCCCAGCGCTTCGGCGACTCGTAGTGGGGGACGAAGGCCAGTTCGCCGCGGGCTTCGTAGCCGCTGACCTCCAGGATGTCGTCCACGGTGGTGTCGTGCTTCTTGGCGTGATCCCCGAAGGTCTTCTTCATCGTTTCGCTGTAGAACTCGAACTTCTTGGTTTCGGTCTTGAATTTGCCCCAGTTCTTCCTGTAGGGGTAGGTCTCGGTGTTGTAGATCCCCCGCTTGCGGAATTCGGCCCAGCCTGCGATCTGGTCGCCCTTCATCTTCTCCTTGCCGTCCCAGGCCTTCTGGCTGGAGATCTTGGCGGCGATTTCGGCAAACTCGGTGGCGGTGGCCGGTTTCTTCCCGGTTTCCGGATCCTGGAACGAGGCATAGTAGTCGTGCAGGTTGGAAAAGCCTCTGGCTTTGAGCTTCTCGGCCAATAACCACATCACCTCGGTCTCTTCGGACTTCACCTGCCAGAGCGTCCTGCCCGCCGGCTGCTGGATCGACATGTGCCCGTGAAGATTGGCCATGTTGGTGATGATGGAGAACTTCTCCATTGGGGCGAAGGTCGCGGGGAGCACGATGTCGGCGAACTGGGTCATCTCCGAGGCGTTGGTGACCATGTGCACGAAGAAGGGGATCTTCGCCATGGCCTTGTCCCAGCGGTCGGCCCCGGTGCAGGAGAAGTTGAAGTTGCTCCAGGAACTGATGAAGACCTTGATGGCGTCCGGATTCTTCAGTAGGCCGTTGGCCACGTTGTTGGTGACCACGCCGCTGCCCGCCTTCCCCCCCATCATCGCCGGCATGTCCTTGGCGCCGCGGCCGTCCAGTTTTTTCCCTTTGCCCGACTTCTTCGCAAGATCATCGATGAAATTGTCCTTGATTTCCGGGAATTTCGTGGTCGGCGCGCCGGAGCTTTGCATGACGCCCCCTTCGGTCTCGATGGACCCGAGGATGCCGTTCAGGGCGTAGACCGCCATGGAGGAATAGGTGCCGCGGGGGGTCATCGCCACCCCGGGGCCCATCCAGACGGCCGTGGCGGACCCGGCCTTGCCCATCGTACGGGCCACCCGGACAATCTGCTCCTCGGGGATCAGAGTCTTTTTGGCGGCCCAGGCCGGGGTCTTGTCCTTAAGTTCCAGATTCCACCACTTCACCACGCCATGCGTCTCTTTTTCTTCAAAGGAGGTCTCGTCGACCGCGGCGCCGGCCTTGAAGAGGTTCTTGCCTTCCTTGAAGTCGCCGACGAACTCCCTGCTCCACATCCCTTCCGTCATGATGACATGGGCAAAGGCGGCCGCCAGGGCGCCGTCTTCCCCCGGCTTGATCGGCAGCCACTCGGTGGCCTTGGCGCCAGAGGCGGAGAGACGGGGGTCGACGGCGATGATGGTGCCGCGGTCCAATATGTCGCCGAACTTGCCGATGGTGTTGGGTACCTGACGGTTCGAGCTCAAGGGGTCGCACCCCCAGATCACCAGGCACTTCGTCCTGGCCAGGTCGTAGTCGCGGTAGCCGAAAAAACCCTGTGTGTAGCCGGGGCCCATCTTCTCGGCCTCGGCGCAGATGGCGCTGTGGGAGAAGTAGTTGGGGGTGCCGAAGATTTTCGGCAAGGTTCCGTAGAGCAGATCGGTGGAGGTGGGAGAGTAGCGTCCTCGCATGTACATCAACTTCTCCGGCTCATGGGCCTTGCGCAGTTCCATCATCTTGTCGGAGATGGTGTTCAGCGCCTCGTCCCAGGTGATGGGGACGAACTTCGGGTCGATGCCGCGCCCCTTCAGGGGATTGGTTCGCTTCATGGGCACCTTGACCCGGTCGGGGTCGTACATCTGCTGGATCATCAGGTGACCGCGGGGACAGACAAAGCCTCCGTTGGCCTTGGAAAACCGGTTGCCCCGCACCTTGACGACCCGTTCCTCCTGGACGAAAAACTCCACGGGACACCAGGCGGTGCAGCCCTGGCATGTGGAGGGAATCCACGTTCCGGGGTACTCGCCGAGCACCTTCGGCTTGGTGCCCATGGCAAACGCATTCAGGGAATACATGCCCGCCGCTGCCATGGCCCCTGTCGTCGCCGTGACCTTCAGAAAATCCCTACGGCTGATTTTCATCCTTCACCTCCTGGATCAAGAATAGGAAATCGCTTTTTTGGCATCGCGTCGCAAATCACGTCCAGCAGGCCGAGATGACCACTTGATACCTCGACCCGCATCGGGCAGATGAACGCACATGCCGTGGGCGGTCGATCGGGATCACGACCCATCGACCGCACCCGCTCCATATTTTCCTGTAAACGGCAGTTGAACTCGACTGCCGTTTTTAGGATAAATGAACTGTATTGGGGCTAACCCCGCGGCCCGGCCTTTCTTCTTCAGAAGTAGAGTTGCCCCTGGAGCTGGAAGACGTTCTGCTTGTCGTCGTTGGCGAGGAATCCCTTCGCGTTCTTCTCGAACTCCGTCATCACGTAATTGGCGCTGAGCTTCACACTGTGCCCCTTGAGGTACCAGTTGATGCCCGCGGTGAGGGTCTTCTGCTCCGTATCCGTCTTGTTCGAGTCCTGTTCGTAGATCTCGTACCGGACGGCGGGCTCCACGTTCAGGTTCGGGAGGAAGTAGCCCACCTGGGCGTACCACCCCCTGGGCTCCTTGTCGGCCTTGGAGGGATCGCTGAAATCTTCCTTCCAGGCATTGTACTCCACCTGGGCGGTGAGGCCCTGCCAGTGCCCTGACAGGTCCAATCCCCAGAGAGTGCGGTCCTCCTCGAAGGAGTTCCCTGCGTACTCGATCCCGCCCTGGGCGGCCCAGTTCGCCCCCAGCGTCAGATGCTTTCCCTTGCCCAGGTGAGCGTCGCTCTTGCTATTCTCCACCCACCCCGGGGGGGAAAGCTCGACCCGAACGGCGTAGAGGAGGCCGGACTTGTGGATGGTGTTCCCGCTCACCGTGGCGCCGGGCTCCCACCCGTCCCCTGCGGCCAGGGAGTAGGCGAGGACTCCGTCCGCAACCTTCCCGTGGAGGAGGAGATGCGCCTGGTAATAGTCGTCGAAGAGTTTCTTCGTGTCCTCCGTCGAGGAGGGGCGC includes these proteins:
- a CDS encoding dehydrogenase, whose protein sequence is MKISRRDFLKVTATTGAMAAAGMYSLNAFAMGTKPKVLGEYPGTWIPSTCQGCTAWCPVEFFVQEERVVKVRGNRFSKANGGFVCPRGHLMIQQMYDPDRVKVPMKRTNPLKGRGIDPKFVPITWDEALNTISDKMMELRKAHEPEKLMYMRGRYSPTSTDLLYGTLPKIFGTPNYFSHSAICAEAEKMGPGYTQGFFGYRDYDLARTKCLVIWGCDPLSSNRQVPNTIGKFGDILDRGTIIAVDPRLSASGAKATEWLPIKPGEDGALAAAFAHVIMTEGMWSREFVGDFKEGKNLFKAGAAVDETSFEEKETHGVVKWWNLELKDKTPAWAAKKTLIPEEQIVRVARTMGKAGSATAVWMGPGVAMTPRGTYSSMAVYALNGILGSIETEGGVMQSSGAPTTKFPEIKDNFIDDLAKKSGKGKKLDGRGAKDMPAMMGGKAGSGVVTNNVANGLLKNPDAIKVFISSWSNFNFSCTGADRWDKAMAKIPFFVHMVTNASEMTQFADIVLPATFAPMEKFSIITNMANLHGHMSIQQPAGRTLWQVKSEETEVMWLLAEKLKARGFSNLHDYYASFQDPETGKKPATATEFAEIAAKISSQKAWDGKEKMKGDQIAGWAEFRKRGIYNTETYPYRKNWGKFKTETKKFEFYSETMKKTFGDHAKKHDTTVDDILEVSGYEARGELAFVPHYESPKRWGSEQEYPFTFIDYKSRLNREGRSQNTVWYHEFKGVDVGDRSWDDVAKIHPADASRLGIRDGDKIRLTSPTGSILATARLWQGVRPGTVAKCYGQGHWAYGRVAAKDYAKFQARGGNNNELLPDDYDRLSGSTARNGGFTGVKIEKA
- a CDS encoding 4Fe-4S ferredoxin; amino-acid sequence: MTQYAMVIDLQKCCGCGACAIACKTENNTQNRQDGQSFNWAGFLYEEEGLFPNVMHTTRPVLCNHCTDAPCVGACPVEALFKTPDGITMINHERCIGDRACQRECPYSKENVEIGEWSVLSFNEPKKDTHPFYRDRSEIIAAGTASGAEVAKQAKSIPPHRNRYGHPDYSDARRAGVVEKCIFCDHRVKKGEMPYCVVSCPSGGRIFGDIKDPKSEPAILLTKYKAAVLKPEEGTSPNVFYIRSFKVQG